Proteins encoded together in one Malaclemys terrapin pileata isolate rMalTer1 chromosome 16, rMalTer1.hap1, whole genome shotgun sequence window:
- the PUS1 gene encoding pseudouridylate synthase 1 homolog, whose translation MPGRWLLLRAMARGLSARATCGGGRPKRAPGWFAMAGEMRAMAVSQAKRLKSSNEETENQEENGHQDKRFKRSQEDAEDQNKKFPKRKIVLLMAYSGKGYHGMQRNVGSSQFKTIEDDLVSALVRSGCIPENHGEDMKKMSFQRCARTDKGVSAAGQIVSLKIWLIDDVLEKINNCLPSHIRILGLKRVTGGFSSKNKCDARTYFYMIPTFAFAHKDHDIQVETYRLSKETLEKVNKLLACYKGTHNFHNFTSQKGPKDPSAKRYIMEMYCEEPFVREGMEFAVIKVKGQSFMMHQIRKMIGLVIAVVKGYAPESIMERSWGEEKVDVPKAPGLGLVLEKVHFEKYNRRFGNDGLHEPLEWTEEEEKIAVFKEQHIYPTIINTEREEQSMVNWLSTLSIHDFNATSSGVQVNDRNSKSNDLEGSDGCDDDSD comes from the exons TGGTTTGCAATGGCTGGGGAGATGAGAGCAATGGCTGTCAGTCAGGCAAAAAGACTTAAGAGCAGCAATGAGGAGACAGAAAACCAAGAGGAAAATGGACACCAAGACAAAAGATTCAAGAGAAGCCAAGAGGATGCGGAGGATCAGAATAAAAAATTTCCCAAAAGGAAGATTGTGCTGTTGATGGCATATTCTGGGAAAGGCTACCATGGGATGCAA CGAAACGTGGGGTCCTCGCAATTCAAGACGATTGAGGATGACTTAGTATCTGCCCTCGTTCGGTCGGGGTGCATCCCAGAAAACCACGGTGAAGATATGAAAAAAATGTCCTTTCAGAGGTGTGCGCGAACAGACAAG gGCGTGTCTGCCGCTGGACAGATTGTGTCATTGAAGATCTGGTTGATAGATGACGTTTTAGAAAAGATCAATAACTGTCTTCCTTCTCATATCAGAATTCTGG gattGAAAAGAGTCACCGGGGGATTCAGCTCCAAGAACAAATGTGATGCCAGAACCTACTTCTACATGATACCAACATTTGCCTTTGCCCATAAAGACCATGATATCCAAGTTGAAACTTACCGACTGAGCAAAGAGACTCTTGAGAAAGTCAACAAGCTTCTTGCTTGCTACAAAGGGACCCATAACTTCCACAACTTCACCTCTCAGAAGGGACCCAAAGACCCCAGTGCCAAACGGTACATCATGGAGATGTACTGTGAAGAGCCCTTTGTGAGGGAAGGCATGGAATTTGCAGTGATAAAAGTGAAAGGACAGAGTTTTATGATGCACCAAATAAGGAAGATGATTGGTTTGGTGATAGCTGTAGTGAAAGGCTATGCACCGGAGTCCATCATGGAGCGCAGCTGGGGAGAAGAAAAGGTGGATGTCCCCAAAGCTCCAGGGCTTGGGCTGGTCTTGGAAAAGGTGCACTTTGAAAAGTACAATAGACGCTTTGGAAATGACGGTTTACATGAGCCACTGGAAtggacagaggaggaggagaagatcgCGGTTTTCAAAGAGCAACATATCTATCCCACTATTATCAACACGGAAAGGGAGGAGCAATCCATGGTAAACTGGCTGAGCACCCTCTCCATCCATGACTTCAATGCCACTTCTTCAGGGGTACAAGTCAACGACAGAAACTCAAAG AGCAACGATCTTGAAGGCAGTGATGGTTGTGACGATGACTCTGACTGA